The genomic segment gtaggctatgaatctgaatgaaaagcaggtaaataggtagtggccatccccaaattGCACCAGAAAACAGGacatcaaatctattaaattcccaaaaaaatatggggggggggggggggggggggagaacctcagaccccctgtctattactgtgccccaccaacatgttttctctgcacaatttgaattgtgtttaaatatgctacagtggtcatttgtttagccaattcatgttaaacaatgagggttttgattgacccgacCCGGACTACCGGGTCGggtcgggcctttgatcgatcgttttttttttgttttttttgttatcattggtttattggcctaatctgaggagaaatctatgccataaacagaaggGCCTttgtaggcctttattacacgggtcttctcaatgccgtggaacgctctgttcacttgcatgggtagtagtccggtaacttgtcaaccccagcgtcttcggttgctaagcgacgtcaacgtcttatagcggactatttcactgctgatcaacactacgaatgctggtaacgaataaattgtaaaatgacacaccatgtgaagttattttccaaataagatttgaaaagctttggaagtttatttacaacactatttacatggtttcggagtagtatactttgacattttaatacagttcagcgagaaaggcgacgaagaataagaagggggtgttccagtctgcgtaaacgggaacccccaccacacgagaacgcccatttgtgtctgcagtgggatgatgtTGGATTGAACCGCCAAAAATCTGGCTTCCAAGGAACCCATGCGCATatgaagcagacccagacctagtactgaagtgaaatgaaaattgagctgaagtaggtaggtgggcggtgccaggctaacGCGCTGCCTCATACGGATACAAatcacttttgctacacatgtaCCACATAGACGTTttgcaaaactacctgcaaaaaaccccacagctgagacttgcagaatcagattcgagcagttgtaacgatggacttgtgctcgctcattaacgtgctgaatcaacatagcgttctatatcattttatttgtgaggacatttttcacagatgtgcaacttctgatgcattagttcacatttgggtttacGCATGCAAACATTgattttgggcatgttctcagattttGAAAAACGAGAAAAACTTTGAAGTTGTGATGCACAggataggatttgtgcacctgtgacacagacttgtgaactcgtagaccctgttttgtgtttacaatggtagaaaaaatGTTTAAAGCTTCAAATGAACCGATATTCTCAGTTATGACTTAAAAGTACACATGTAAAATAATTTTTTACGACTTAGAATTTACTGTTACActtttgtgactttagtgtacgctgtggcatcccgcccactacatgcgtccgtcgactgatgtgggaaggcgtggctgactgatgggggagtagtctttgcagatgcatccgtcagccaatcaaatcggttcgccgggttcttcccgcttcttcctgcttgttgcgaggcaagatgacccgctttccagtatcgtcagagcccgagtcgcgtcacagtgcttacatttgcatacgcgatctgattggatgacggatccgtcgctgccgaaaaagttgaaaatttttcaactttttgactgagccatgactgagccgacgaagcgatttgattggctgacggatgcctctgcaaagactactcccccatccatcagccacgccttcccacgtccgttgactgacggtgcagtgggcacgaggcgtaacgcctaaccctaaccctacatttgcatacgcgatctgattggatgacggaaccgtcgctgccgaaaaagttgaacatttttcaactttctgacggtggcgaacgctccaactgaacggacagatccacaatgcattgcgcttccgtccccattcaaagttaatgggcaacggtcaactgacggaggtagtgggcacggggcgtaagcctcggcccggaccagcccaagggttggtcctggacggcgtgtaccgccgtcacccaccagacggcgaccgagagcagccctttcgcctccccaatcagCGTGATTGGGGGACTCTTTAAAAGGAGCAGGTGGACTGACGGCACACACGGGAGAGCAAGGAAGAAGGTAGCGCTCTGGTGCGAGAgagcctagaggcccacggaggccctagagaccgcgtctCCTTCGTTGTTTGATTTAAGTTGATTGTTAATAAATGCCTGCAATGGCTTATCCCGCACACCAAAGTGTCGTTTATCCAtggaacccggctcatttgggtagcgggttgccacaacgcatacaaaatctgcagttacaggtgttaaagacttttgctacaataataccgtCATAGCAATGGGCAGGATTGCACAGGTCGGTGTCAGCAGAGTAGCTGTGGTTGAAGCCCGCCTGTCACTCGGGCCGCCCACACCACACGAGATTAAATGTTGTTTCCCTTACAGCTAATGTCATAGAAATTCTTAAATAAGAAATTGTCGCAATGACGCATTCTGTTAAAGTCTGATGTTCAAAGAAACAGCTTAATTTTAATTCTGATTAGTCCTAATTGTGTTAGtcccaaacaaaataaatagagGGCTATGCGTAAATTGATCGAAAATGTGGTTATGATTGAGGAAATGAACAAATTCCATCTATCGTTCTTCGTTTTATTATAATGTTTTCATACAAAAGAGGAACCAAGTCGTTTACGACCAgcttacaaaaataatacagtgGCAGGCAAATCCCTGGAGGAAAGCAGGTGTGGTTCACGGGCCACTGGACAGGAAGCCTTCATCTCATTGAACACCAGTCATGCAAGTCAAGGGGGCGGAGCTTAGACTGCAGATAAGCATAGCTGCCGTAGGGCGGGAGACACCCCGCCCCCTACCCTGTACTGTTGAACCAATGAGGGCTCAAGGAGGCTGAAGGATGGTGGGGGACGTGTTTGTTGTCAAACAAACGACACCAAAGGTCACAAGGACATTAGTTCCTTGTGTGAGGAATTGAACCACAACGCACGAGTGAGAGTCTTGCTGCCGGTGTGTCCGGGAGGAGCCAATCGGAcgagacaggaagtgatgtagAGAGGGGAGACGAACGACTCCGTTGGTCCCAAAAACAATCCTTAGCTCGTCCGCCCGGTATTTGGGCGAATGTGGCGCCCCCGTGTGTCCGAACAGgatgtggcggcggcggcggcggctgggcgCGGGTCATTTCCTGAGGCTGAGCATGGCGTTGACGTCCCAGAGCAGGTTCCTCATCTGGTCCATCAGCGTCTTCATCTCCTGGTTCTTCTGGCGCACTTTCTGGGGGGGGcgggagtcacacacacacggttagcaTGACCAGAGCACACACTCTTCAAACCACAAACCCATTCACGATGGATGATCAACAACTTTCTTCATCCAAAGCCTCACATTAAATACTGTCTTTCAAAATGTTACAAAATTTGACCAGCTTAATAATAGTTTTCTAAAGGACAATGGATGCAAGCCGGGTCGGCCTAGCTCAGGAGGcggagcagttgtcttgtaactgaaaggttgctagttcgatccccagctcctcctagctgagtgttgactgagcaagacacttaaccctgactgctcctaacgagccggctgtcgccttgcatggttgactctgccgtcggtgtgtcaatgtgtgtgtattaacccatgtaagtcgctttggataaaagcgtctgctaaatgccctaattagAACTGTAATGAAATATGGTAAAACATGATACATTATGTAACACTGCAATGTACATTTCAACCACCATGGCCTTTCACATGTCTGTTtctgccatctagtggccacAGGTggaatatatatcaatatagtGGCCTTGATTCCATCTTATCACATTAAAGCAAAAAGATCATGAAAGTCATATAATACGGGACGTGTGAAGCCCTCTGAGGCTGTggctgtgattaagggctttaCTAATTACTTTGTTTTAGtaacaaataaacaaagccTTAAGTAACGGTGAGTTCCGACTCGTTACGGTGCAGGTAGGGGGTTACCCATCTCGCCCCGCTATGAGTTCATATTGTGGGTTCACTGGCGGGTGTGGAACCTAAAACCTTCCACCAGACCAACGCATAGAAGGAAGCccacctccaggacctcctgcctctcctgcaggacggccgggctgcagggCTCCACGGGCACCGACCAGGTCTCCTCCGTACCGTACGGCACCagctggggagaggggagacccCCACAGCAGCAGGGGGGTCAGCGTGTGTTAGGGAACAGAGGTGGTGCAGAGCAcgtcccctcccttccctgccATTGGAAGGTCGGGATGCTTTGTGGGGACACAGGCCACACATAGCAGCACCGGCCAGCACCACATCACCAATTTAATTTGATGTGCTTCCCTTTGtttcaattatggcacccattgcacccctgaccatccctggaagaagggatccacTACTTTGCGTCTCTTCTCAAGATTTCCTCCTTGCCAATTTAAAAttgagttttttcttgcccttgtgggggcctgggtaaaggggggtgtcatacatatctggcctgttaagccctttgagactgtaatgttgattaagggctatacaaatcaAATTGATTGAATTGAATGGACAAGGGGTTTGCTAGATGATGTTGTCTTTCGACTGGCCTTCTTGCGGAACATGTTGTGTCTAAAGGGGGCGCCGACACCGTTTGCTcagccactgtgtgtgtattgatctATGCCGCACTGTTTGCAAATAAGCCGGTCCGCTAAAAGGTCTTGATGACAATTTAGTGGCACACCTAAAAGTCAAAGGTTGTGAACCATTGAGATAATGACAATTCTTAgtccattattatttattgacaTTGTTTAGTTATCTTGGTTGCTTTGgcgatgggaggggggggggggggggggggggggagagagagacagacagacagacagacagacagacagacagacagacagacagacagacagacagacagacagacagacagacagacagacagacagactttctcaaacataaaataaacaaaaagctAAACACTTCCCCCTTCTTTCTTCAATATCAATTTCAGAAAAATAGATCCACACCTGTTTAAACATTCAAAATATCTAGGATAAAACTTTTAGGCTATATTACATTTAGGGTCTTGCAGACATGCAGAAAAACTTGGCAATTTAAAAGGACCCATTCATTTCATTCATACTTCCTGGATCCTTTGGCTCACCTCTGCTGGCCCTTCgtgaaggtcaaaggtcatctcCATGCAGCGCTCGTAGAGGAGGCGGAGCTTGCGGAAGAGCAGCGCCAGCTGTCTGAGGTGCTCCTGCAGCTTCCCAAAGCGGTCCTGGTACATGGCTTGGCTCTGGGTCACCCCGTTCGGCAGCTagcccaacacaacacacagactctGGGTTACTGACAGCCTGGCTCTGGTTCACCCCAACACAAGTTGCACACAGACTCTGGGTGACTGATGGGGTTGAGCTTTGgctatttgtttgttttcgcTGAGTGAGAATAGCCTCCTAGGAAGTACGACGGTAGGTTTATGATGGCCAAAGGGTGGTGAATACAAGTGTTTTCTGTTAAACATGTTTTTCCGGTTAAGTGCTTCTTATAAAACACATGTAAATCTCACAACATGATTGAACCAAAAAATAGGACGACGCACCTGGTGGCCCTACGTTTACAGTGACAGGGTGATCAACATAATAATTAAAAGCAACAAAATAAAACGATTAATGACATAACAATGACATAACGATTTCAGCAATGGAGCAGGACAGAGAGACGAGTACCTGTGTGGCACGGGTGATCTGGAATATCTCCATGGTGCGCGTGACGATGTCCTGGACGGTCTCCTGTCCGATGCGACAGAGGAACACGGGAGAGATCTCCCTCAGCGCGCCctgggggggcagcgggggctGCCCCGGAACCCCCCCGCCGGGGGGCAGGtgggactgctgctgctgaggctgGGGCATTCCCGCCATGCCCTTAGGGGGCAACGAGGCCGACATCACGGCAGGTCGATTTAAACGACGTCGGACCGATTTAAATGAAGCCCAACCGGCGGTGTGTGGGCGGATTCCAGTTCTAACGATTAGGATTCAGCTTTCTTGAACCTGCTAAACAACAAATAAGCACAGCATCAATACGtgtcgattattattattagatgttTGCGCTGATAGAGTGAAGACCTGGACAAGGATAATAGAATAACAAAGTGGATATGGAAAACATTTGTGATGCAGGGTTGCTGGAGCCATGCTGAAGGCAGGGCtgtgcacacaaaacacaaactagGCAGGGAAACACCAACTTAAAAGCATCAGATATCTTCTACATTTCCTCTGACAATTGCACTTATTGtgagtcgttttggataaaagcgtctgcaaaatgccttacatgtaaatgtaaagatATGCAGAACAAACATCACAGAGTGACGTAGAGGCGCCAGAGCCCAGACTGGTGGACTCGGACAACATAACTCGGGAAACGCGCACCACCCATTGGCGGTTTGGTTCTCCACCAAATGTTCAATGAAACAGTGGAACAGAGGACGTTATGAATCTACACAGGAGAGGTGCTTGTTATATACGTGAAAGAAAAACGTGCCTAGTAAGGATATAGTGGCAGAAGGTATGGCTAGCTGGCTAGCCGATTCAATAAAGAGATGCGCTGAGGCTAGCAGCATGCATGGTGGTGGAGTTATGAAAATAACCTTACATACCGGCGTATCGCTCCGATGTGTAATCCGGATTAGTTTCAAAATGCATATGCTACTAGGAACGAGTGAATTAGTGAATCGCCAAGCTGACGATATTCCACAACATTTCCCCTCCAAGAAGGAAAAGCATTGGCCATGTTTTTAGGACGTCATTTCCTGCCTGAGAATAAATGTTGCAACACTAGAGGGCGACAAAAACAAACGAGAACACTGCAGATACCGACGGATGTAGGTATGTGTATGGTTCCACGGtcccgcaacgcaaggggggcttgttcacactacctccgtccgtcggcggatctcattgactttgcatggggcgctcgcCAAATGCATTGTAGGCCCTTCCGTCCATTAGGACCCTtggcctgcgtcaaaaagttgagaaatttTGTACTTTGGAAGCgccggatccgtcggccaatcagatcatggatatgcaaatacactccacgcgtttcctggatccattttgcaataacaagcaggGAAAATCTGGTGACTAAATCTTTTAGTcacctgttgtttgtgtcatcttttgtatttatatccacacatcggctttgtagcaggaagcgatttgattgacTACAGTATTCGTCTGCAGAGACTAGTCCCCTACGCGTAGCCCTCGGCCATCCGCCGACGGACGCATGCAGTACGGACCtgccctccttgcgtccaccgcaagggccagACGTTCGCCTCCCAAAAATCGTAGcattccgtcgaggcgacgcagcagcaagggctgtgattggtccgtttACTAAAACcggacgcagaaccataaacgtccacgactgcgttgaagcgtctgtgtggtcattgcgttgcggtaacgtgggaccataatgaGCCCTTAAGGTCTTTTCCAGTGGATGCAAAGAGGGTCCACAAGGACATAAGGgatccgtaacccccttgcgttgtgttatggcgcgtttccactgcagggtgcggaacggatcggttctcAAAGGTGCGGTGCGGGTTGCGGTTCCAcagccaaaagtgggcgtgacccggacttagctgtacccgctttggcctcgttttcaggactcctccgttggggtactgaaaacgagacgagacgcctgaaagggtcccgggaaattctagctaacCGGGAAATTCTAGCGAACCGatcggatcggatcgcaaaggtgcggtagggagggggcggtatagcccagctcagttccgaggttgcgtttccaccgccgacagtaccctttaaggtaggccgggtgtcgatcgccgcggcagctacgtaaacatcgtaaacaacgtcttcctccccaagaatgcagacgaatgtctccacctccttgtttgcccaagcaagcgttttacgcgacatgttaattgtaaagaataatacctcaaggctactgtttgtttgtttttatccccgcgtcacccggaagtgatgattctgtcgaccaatcaacggagggggtgtgtagctagaatttcccgggaccctttcaggcgtctggtctcgttttcagtaccccaacggaggagtcctgaaaacgaggccaaaactggccaaaacgggtacggcaagtccgggtcacgcccacttttggcggtggaaacgcgacccaaAACGCGCcattagggttaaccctaacccttaaagggctgattatggttccacgttccacaacgcaatgaccacgcagacgctttgacgcagtcgtgaacgtttatggttctgcgtcgggttagtaagcggaccaatcacagcccaatGATGCGTTTTACTGACCTTGTTTAATGTTTGACATAGGCTACTGTGACTTTGCAGGGATCAAGGAAGTAGATTTGAGGATGTAAGGCTAGATGACGTTACATAACATTTGTCACCTATTAAGCCAAAAAGTCTGCAAATGCTGGTAGAACATTTCGCACACGTATTTATTTAATCATTTCATGAATATGAACACGTATGAAATTCTGAATTAAATATTGAATCATACACCACTAATGCACAGGGCGATATGGTGATCTCTTATGACTGATAACAATGTACTGTGAAAATAATACATGTAGCAAAATAACTTA from the Gadus morhua chromosome 22, gadMor3.0, whole genome shotgun sequence genome contains:
- the zgc:114119 gene encoding mediator of RNA polymerase II transcription subunit 30; amino-acid sequence: MSASLPPKGMAGMPQPQQQQSHLPPGGGVPGQPPLPPQGALREISPVFLCRIGQETVQDIVTRTMEIFQITRATQLPNGVTQSQAMYQDRFGKLQEHLRQLALLFRKLRLLYERCMEMTFDLHEGPAELVPYGTEETWSVPVEPCSPAVLQERQEVLEKVRQKNQEMKTLMDQMRNLLWDVNAMLSLRK